The genomic interval GGACCGCTCGTTGATCAGAAAACGGGATCGGTGCTGGGCATTAACTCTGCTGGTTATGAGCAAGGTTCAATTGGCTTTAGTATCCCCATTGCGAACGTAATCGATATCGCTGAAGGCTGGTCTACTAAACCGATGACTAAGCTGCCTGATCTGGAGCTTTCGGATAAGGAACTGAAGATGGAAGATGAAGCGAAGATTGAGGAATATGCTGATTATCTCGTTACTCATTTTTATGACAGTCTGAACAATGCCGATTATGTTTATGCGTATTCATTGCTAGGCGGCAATTGGAAGGAAGGGACGAGCTACGAGAAGTTCAGGGCAGGTTACTTGGGGACGCTGAATGTGGTCATCGAAAATATGCATGTGACGGAGAGCAGAGAAGACAAAGCTACCGTTATCGCTGTTATTTCAGTAGATGAGCGGGTCGAAGGCAAATATGTGTTAAGCAAATACCAAGTGACCTATGAGGTCGGCTACGAGAACGATCAATTAAAGCTGCTGAGTGGCAAAGGTAAGGCTATTAAGTAAAGAATGACGTTTGAAAAGCTAGAAAAAGTCGGTCAGGGGAGACCGCTTTTTCTAGCTTTTTTTGTGTAGCTGTGGGACGTTTTTAATGAGGAATTTATTGATCAATCGTCAGTTCTAATTAAATTTCTATACTTGTATTTTCGATTTCATCCTCGCGCAAAACTGGGCTTAAAAAGAGTTCAAGTGCTACAGAGTCATTGCGCTGAAGCGGGAAGCTGAGCAGCGATGCTGGAATTACGCGTCCGTTCAGTACAAGTTGATAGCTGGTATTGCCGCCAATAGGGACTCCGCTAACGGAATTAATTTGACCATTAAAGCTGAAGCTGACAACCCCCGTTTCCGCTAGAGCCTGATAGATGCTCAAACCCGGTCGGAAAGGAATGCGATACGCCTCAGTTATGCTAGGAAACGCTCTTCCACCGTTTATGAGAACCGTTACGGTCGCCTGCGGTCCCGCAGGTGGGAACAGCCATGGCCCACCGATCCAGAAGCCCCCGGCCCAAAACCGCCGGGACCGCCCGGCCCAAAGCCGCCGGGACCGCCCGGCCCAAAACCGCCGGGTCCCCCTGGGCCAAAACCGCCGGGTCCCCCGGCCCAAAGCCGCCGGATCCCCCGGCCCAAAGCCGCCGGGACCGCCCGGCCCAAAGCCGCCGGGACCGCCCGGCCCAAAGCCGCCGGGACCGCCCGGCCCAAGGCCGCCGGGACCGCCCGGCCCAAAGCCGCCGGGTCCCCCGGCCCAAAGCCGCCGGGACCCCCGGCCCAAAGCCGCCGGGTCCCCCGGCCCAAAGCCGCCGGGACCGCCCGGCCCAAAGCCGCCGGGTCCCCCGGCCCAAAGCCGCCGGGACCGCCCGGCCCAAAACCGCCGGGTCCCCCGGCCCAAAACCGCCGGGTCCCCCTGGGCCAAAACCGCCGGGACCGCCCGGCCCAAAACCGCCGGGACCGCCCGGCCCAAAACCGCCGGGACCGCCCGGCCCAAAGCCGCCGGGACCGCCCGGCCCAAAACCGCCGGGACCGCCCGGCCCAAAACCGCCGGGACCGCCCGGCCCAAAGCCGCCGGGACCGCCCGGCCCAAAACCGCCGGGACCACCCGGCCCAAAGCCGCCTTGCTGAGGCGTTGGCGTGATCATTCGAGGTCCGCCACAACCGCAGCCCTTGCTAGCTGGACGAGAATTCACATTATTAGCATAAGTATATTCCATGAGAGTACTCAGACTCCTTTACAACGCAAATTAGGCATTTATCCTACTGTAGCGTATGCGGCAAAAGCCTATGAGGTGAGTGTGCGTATGAGGCGGGAGTAAAAGCGAAACTAGTAATTCTTGTTGAGCTTAACGGACATCAGTTCCGCTATTTTGGCTTAAAACGCAAGTTTAGCCTACTAACGGACATAGGATACGTTATTTCCCTCAAAATGAGCTCAATTGGCCCTAATTCCAGCAAATAAAGGATCCTATGTCCGTTAAAACTTCAATATACGGATATTTCGCCAAATAGAGGAACCTATGTCCGTAAGGAGAGACGACCTGACCATTATTAAAGGTAGAAGCTCCTATGATACTAATGAGATCAACCTAACCTCTATCCAGTTACAGGCTAGCTAGTCGAAAAAATAAATGAATACACTCTGCCACACTATGTCTATCAATTGTATATATTTGCCTATAGCAAAACTGTCCCTATATAATGATATGAAAATAATTACAGAAGGTGGTTGTTGCGTGAATCAGCTGCGGGGCATTATTTTGGAAGGATTTTCGCATGCGGGTAAAACATCGGTATTGAAGTCGTTAAAGCTAATGCAAGCGCAGGACGAATCAGCAGAGCGAAGTGTTATTGTTTTAAGCGAGCATTATTCACAGGTGCTGCACAACGTACGTGGTCAGTTTATAACATCAAGTCACGAAGAGCATCTCCAATTGTTGAATGAAAGAGTTGCTATGCTGAGGCAATTAGAAGAATGGTCAACTAAGCTTGGAAGAGCTTCACGCGGCTCGCGAGGTGTATTCTTTATACTAGAAAGGTTTCATTTAAATCATAGAGTCGCCTATTCTGATAAAACTACTAATGAAATTGAAGCTATTGAAAAGGAACTCTTACACTTTGGGGCAAAATGTGCTTTATTAACGATATCTCCGGAAATAGCCGAACTAAGAATTCAAAGCCGCACGCCTGATGAATGGTCGGATAAGAGTAATGAAGAAATTAAAGCAGCAGCAGATGAACTGGTAGCCACTCAATTGAAACTGCGAAAAGCAGCAGCAAACTCAGTCATTCCTACTCTAGAAATCAACACCGATAACAAAGCTTGGGACACTTACGCAAAAGAAATCATTCGTTTGTTGGACTAGTATATTCCTCCAGCAATTAATGAGCTGTATTTAAACTTCCTGCAACAGAAGCAGATAGGCAAAGTTGTACTTCAACGTCCTGCACCCTAAGCTCATCAGCAGCATCGTAACCCTACTCCAACTCCGCGCCTTATGTGCATTGTCAACATTCCACTCTTTTTCCCTGCACTTAAGCAACTTTGCACTCGAACACCCAGCACCTTATATGCACCATAAAAAAATAAAAAAAACCGGCGCTTGCCTCATTAAAGAGGCAAGCGCCGGTTTGGAAAAACAATATTATTTAACAGCTGCTTCGTAACGTTTGCCAACTTCATCCCAGTTAACTACGTTCCAGAACGCTGCGATGTAATCAGGGCGTTTGTTTTGGTAGTTCAGGTAGTAAGCGTGCTCCCATACATCAAGACCAAGGATTGGCGTTTCGCCTTCCATGATCGGGCTGTCTTGGTTTGGCAAGCTGTATACTTTCAATTTGCCGTTTGCAACTGCTAGGAATGCCCAGCCGCTGCCGAAACGTGTTGTTGCTGCTTTTGCGAAGTCAGCTTTGAAAGCTTCAAAGCCGCCTAGCTCGCTTTCAATTGCTGCTGCAAGAGCGCCAGTAGGTGCTCCGCCAGCGTTTGGAGCGATTGTTTCCCAGAACAAGCTGTGGTTAGCATGTCCGCCGCCATTGTTGCGAACAGCAGTACGGATTGCTTCAGGAACGCTAGCAAGATCGGAGATCAAATCTTCGATTGATTTGCTTTGCAATTCTGGAGCGGACTCCAAAGCAGCGTTAAGGTTAGTCACGTAAGCGTTATGGTGACGGCCGTGGTGAATTTCCATTGTAGTCGCATCGATATGCGGCTCAAGTGCGTTGTGCGCGTACGGCAAAGCAGGTAGTTGATGTGCCATTTTTTACAGCCTCCTAATTATATGTAGTTATCCAAGTCCATTATCCCTTATCCGATTGAATAAATCAACATTATTGTTTCAAAAGTCGAATGGGCTAAAACGATCAAACATAACCTAAAATAGGGTATCTCGACGCTAGCTAAAATATACAGATTAGGAAGATAGAACTGCATTTATAGAGAAATAAATGGATTAAATCGTTGTAAGCGCTTAATATTAAGCGTTTACACGAGATAATTGATGATTTCTTTAATTTTTTTAAGGAATATTAAAGATTGAAGCAGGATTTCGTTTAATTTTGTCGTAATATATTTTAAATGCAATACTATGACATGGTATAGAAGGTGTAATTTTAATGAATGTTCGTTCCTTCCAGTTGTCCGATTACCGATCAATTACAGCACTGCTTGAAGAGGTTCTAACAGAAGAGTGCTACGAACAAACGATGGAAGCTTTTGCCCGCCAGTTGTCATGGGATAGTGATTTAGTATTAGTCGCTGTCGAAAATTCCGAAATTGTGGGCATGATTATCGGTACGATTGATAATAACAAAGGTTATTATTATCGAATTGCTGTATCTCCTCTCCACCAACGGAAAGGAATCGGTAAAACGCTTATCCAGGCATTGCGCCAGCGCTTCGAACAGCGCCGTGTCACAAAGATACTAATTACCGCGGACGAGCACAACGAGCCAGTTTTACCGCTGTACGAGTCGATGGGGTATGTAGCCAACGATTTTATCAGATCTTTTCAGAAATTGAGCATTGTAGCTGGTTAACGCGAACTTTACTGCATGTAAGTTGTACGCAGGGCATATCTGCATCGCCATTGCTTTTGGCGGTCAGATATGCTTTTCTTATTACTATATACATTTATGAGGAGAACGGGATGGAACCATATCGGCACTGTGTCATCAAAAGCTTCAAACATAACGGTCACATTCACCGTATATGGCAACAGAATTGGCTTGTGCCTGATGAGCTGCTTGACGAGCAGCATAAAGCGGAATCCATTAAGGTGCTCATAAACCGTCAAACGCCGATTCAAGAGTCTGATGGTAAGATATGGATCAGCCGCGTCCCAGCAGTCTCCTTTTTTATACCGGGGCAGTGGTTCAATGTTGTGGCTCTGCTAGAGGACGGAGGCGTCCGCTATTATTGCAATATTGCCTCACCGCTGTACATTCAGGGTGATGTGCTTACCTATATCGATTACGATTTGGACGTTATTCGTACAGTTGATGGTGGAAGAACAGTCGTCGATCAAGATGAATATGAGATGCACAAAGCGGCTTACCACTATCCGAAAATGGTCGAAGAAAAGGTGCATGAGGGTCTTGATGCGCTTTTGCAGCGGATGGATCAAGGGCAATCGCCTTTTCAGGATCAGCTTGTGCTGAAGTATTATGAGGATTGGTTGAAACGAAGTGAAGAGGTGGGACAATGAGCCTTGAGGACCAGAATCGCAAGCCAAGTAATGAAAAAGCAGGAATCAGTGTAGATGCGGGATTATCTGCCCATACTGTTGCAAGCAATCGCTCCAATTGGCTCTCAGAACTGCTCGATTGGTCGAAAACATTGGTTGTTGCATTTGCTGTGGTGCTGCTTCTGCATTTTTTTGTATTTAACCTCTCGAAGGTAGAAGGTCATTCGATGGAGCCGACGTTAACGGAGCATGAGTGGCTGTTCGTTAATAAATTTGTATACCTGGTCGGCAAGCCCAAGGTTGGTGATGTCGTTATTTTGAAGGAACCGGATATGGGGGAAGTCGAAGAAAAGTTTCTTGTGAAAAGGATCGTTGGGGTTTCCGGTGATCGTATAGAAATCCATAATAAACAATTGTACCGTAACGGCGAGCTAGTGGACGAGCCTTACACGGATTCATTAATAGAAGATATGAGCTACGGGCCTGAAGTAATTAGTGAAGGAAACTATTTTGTAATGGGAGATAATCGACATGCTAGGGCGAGCTTGGACAGCCGGACGTTTCACGCTGTGCCAGAAGAGCTTATTCGCGGCAGAGCCGATTATATTTTATGGCCTTACAAAAAGATAAGAGCGCTTTAATCACTTTTTGTGTGAATAGCTGCTGCTTACGAAGTAGGTTTGCATTCGCAAACCTTAAGTAGATGCTTACGAAGTAGGTTTGCATTCGCAAACCTTTAGGAGGGATTCTTATGAAGGACGTTATGATCTATACGGACGGTGCATGCTCCGGCAATCCGGGGCCGGGCGGCTGGGGAGCAGTGCTGTTTTTTGGCGTTCATCAGAAGGAAATTTCAGGTGGAGAGAAACACTCGACGAACAATCGTATGGAAATCCAAGCAGTAATCGAAGGGTTGAAGCTGCTCAAGGAGCCCTGTAAGGTGACGGTGTATAGTGATTCAGCGTATGTCGTGAATTGCTTCCAGAAAGGCTGGATACACGGCTGGCTGCGCAACGGCTGGAAGAACAGCAAGAAAGAACCTGTTGAGAACCAAGAGCTCTGGAAAGCGCTTTGGGAGCTTATGCAGCGTCATAAAGTAGAATACGTAAAGGTAAAAGGCCATAGCGATAATGAATGGAATAATCGTTGTGACGAGCTGGCTCGTGAAGCAATTAAAAGGTTATAGATGATGACAGATAGATGGGCAAAGCTGAAGGAAGAGATGATTGCGGCGGCACCAAGCCTCGGCATCGACAAGATAGGGATCGCTTCCGCGGATCCATTCACATCATTAAAGCAAATTTTGCTAAGGCACCGCGAGCTCGGAAGAGAGTCTGGCTTCGAGGAGCCTGACATTGAGAAAAGAACGAATCCAGCGCTGTTGTTTGAAAATCCGCAGTCGATTATTGCAATAGCCATTGCCTATCCATCCAAGCTGAAGGACCCTCCTAAATCAGAGCCGGGTGCAAGGCGAGGTATTATGTCACGATCGGCTTGGGGAGAAGATTACCATAAAGTGTTGCGCGATCGGCTTGCTAAGCTGGAAGCATGGCTAAGGGAGCGGATGCCGGATTTGCGCGTGGAAAGCATGGTCGATACCGGCGCATTGTCGGATCGCGCCGTTGCTGAGCGAGCAGGCATTGGATGGAGCGCAAAAAACTGCGCGATCATATCGCCGGAGCTAGGCTCGTGGATTTACCTCGGTGAGATGATTACCAATGTTCCATTTGAACCGGATGAACCGATAACGGAAAGCTGCGGCAGCTGCACCAAATGTATTGACGCTTGCCCGACGGATGCACTAGTTGGACCGGGTCAATTGAATTCAAGCCGCTGCATCTCCTTTGTCACACAAACGAAGGGAATGATATCGGACGAGTTCATGCGAAAAATCGGCAATCGGCTTTATGGCTGCGATACTTGCCAGACGGTCTGCCCGATAAACCGCGGCAAAAACTGGACGCATCAACCAGAGCTGCAGCCGGATATGGAATTAGTAAAGCCGCTGCTCGTACCGCTTCTAACGATAGGCAACAAGGAGTTTCAAGCCAGATATGGCCGAACATCCTCCGCTTGGCGGGGCAAGAAGCCGATTCAGCGCAATGCAGTAATCGCGCTCGGCAACTTTAAAGAGGCTAGCGCAGTGCCTTATTTGATCAAGGTGCTGGAGCAGGATCCTCGCCCGGTGCTCCGCGGAACAGCTGCATGGTCGCTTGCGCGAATTGGCGGCGAGCAGGCAAAGTCTGCTTTGCTTGGAGCATCAGTGAAGGAAACGGATGAGGAAGCACTGCAGGCGATAGCGAATGCCATTGCTCAATTAAGCACGATTCCAGAAGACAACTTGGAAGCAGGTGGCGCAAATGAGTGAACGACTTTATACGGCTGAGATCGATTCGCCTATCGGGCCGATGACGTTAACGGCAACGGACAAAGGGATTTGCCACTTGGACTTCGCTCCTTACGATTCGGCTTTAGAGAAACTAGAGCAGTGGACGAAGCGTGTATTTGGGCACGTTGGCGCGGATATTACGCGGGTCGAAGCAGCATCTCATGAACAGCTGAATGAAGCAGCAAGGCAGTTGGCGCTTTATTTTGCCGGAGAGCTTCTGCAATTCGATCTGCCTATTCAAATGTATGGCACACCGTTTCAGCAGAAGGTGTGGGCAGCTTTGCAGCAAATCCCTTATGGGGAAACGCGTACTTATAAGGATATCGCTGTGATGCTGGATCAGCCTGGAGCTATGCGTGCCGTAGGTGGAGCGAACAATCGCAACCCTGTCTCGATCATCGTGCCTTGTCATCGCGTGATTGGGGCAAGCGGCCAAATGATTGGTTATGGCGGAGGTCTTCCTATTAAACTCGCGCTGCTTGATCTGGAAAAGAGTGCGAAATAAGAGCATCAAAAATTGTCACAAAAAGGTTAAGCGGAGCGTCAGCATGTTCATTGCGAACAAGTGGTGAACATGCTATCATGGGAACATTATACACAGCAGGAGATTTGGAAAGGGTCAGGTGAAAGGTATGTCGTGGGTGAACATTGTTGTACCAATTGTAACTTTAATTGCTGGAGCTGTTGGGGGCTTTTTTGTAGGCGTATTCTATCTGCGGAAGCAGCTTGAGAAAATGCAAAATGATCCAGAAATGATTCAGAAAATGGCGAAGCAAATGGGCTACAATCTGAATAAGCAGCAAATGCAAAAAGCGCAGCACATGATGAAAAACCAAAAGATGCCTCGCAGATAAAGAAAGACGCGGGGGGACCGGAAGGAGAGTTCAGAAATGGCGGGAAAGAAAGATTACGTCAATTCGAGTGTTTCGAGCAACCGGGAGCAAATTGAACATCACATAAGAGAAATATTGAAACTTGTCGGTGAAGATGTAGAGCGTGAAGGCTTGCTGGAAACACCCGCTCGTGTGACTCGAATGTATGAGGAGATTTTTGCCGGATATGAGGTTGATCCTCGTGAGGTGCTGGGCGTTACGTTCGATGAGCAGCATGAAGAGCTTGTTATTGTAAAAGATATCGTTTATTACAGTCAGTGCGAGCATCACATGGCGCCGTTTTTCGGAAAAGCGCATATTGGCTACATTCCTAGCGGCAAAATCGCTGGTCTTAGCAAGCTTGCTAGACTCGTAGAGGCGATTACTCGCCGCCTGCAGGTGCAAGAGCGGATTACATCACAAATTGCGGATATCCTTACTGAGGAGCTGCAGCCGCATGGCGTCATGGTCGTCGTGGAAGGCGAGCATTTGTGCATGTGTTCACGCGGGGTGAAGAAGCCTGGCAGCATGACCGTAACGTCTGCGGTAAGAGGCGACTTCCGCAGCAATCCTGCGCTTCGCTCCGAGTTTTTGACATTATTAAAGCAATAGACGATATAAACAAGCAAAAACATCTTCGGCGTCCTTTGGATGCTGAAGGAGTTTTGACGGAGAAATATAAGAAAAGTAGGAGACAATTAATATACTTTCTTATATTTCAAGCAAAAACGCCTTCGGCGTCCTTAGACGCTGAAGCAGCTTTGACGGTGAAATATAAGATAAGTATGAGAAAATGATATACTTTCTTATATTTTGAAAAAGTCCGACAGTGAACCGGGGTCAGTCCCCAGCTCCCGTGTCGGGCTTTTTTTTTCTGAATAGATTAGAATGGCACCCATACGAGCTTTCGAGCTTCTTCAAATCGATCACTAACGAAGGTCCAATTCACGACATTCCACCAATCCTGAATATACTCAGGCCGTTTGTTCTGATGTTTTAAATAATAGGCGTGTTCCCACACATCCAAGGCCAACAATGGCACAACATCCCATTGTGATAAATTCTGATGTTTCTCTGCGGTTAATATTTCAAGCCGGCTGCTGCGTGGACTCCAAACTAGAATCGCCCAGCCGCTGCCCTCCACCTTCGCCGCTGCCTTGCTGAATTGATTCTTAAAGGCGGAGAAGCTGCCAAAATCATTTCGGATTTGCTGGCTCAGAGCTCCTATCGGTTCACCACCACCATATGGCGTCATGATGCTCCAGAACAGAGTATGTAAGTAGTGGCCGGCACCGTTAAAAGCAAGCTCTCGCTCCCAATGCTTAACCAGCTCAAATTGATTCGTCTCGCGAGCGATTTTGAGCTGCAATTCCGCTTCATTTAGACCATCGACATAGGACTGATGGTGTATATCATGATGGATTCGCATCGTATGCTCATCGATATAAGGCTCGAGGGCACTGTAAGCATAGGGCAGAGGAGGCAATGTGTGTCCCCCGATGGGGACTTGCTGGACAATTGCACGGTGCTGATTATTGCCTGAGCTGGTTACCTTTTGTCGATAGGAGCTCATTAAGCCGATATAATAGTTGGATTCACGAATGGCGTGTGAGATGACTGATTTGGTGACATCAGAAGAAGCCGACGCGGTGCGCTCAGTTAGCTGCCTGAGTTGATCGACATACGTTCTTGATTGTTCAAGAGATGTCTCTACAACCGCTTCAATCGTTTGTTCCATATAGGATGGCAAGCGTGACGGAATGGGAAGCCATTCATCCAGCCATTGATTAGTATATTGAGCGGTATTGGAGAAAACAGGCTCCCATGCTTGGAGAAGCTGAACATACTGACGCTCCATCTCAGGAGCTGCCTGCAAAATAACGGCGATATGCTCTTTCTCTTGCAGCTTCCAATGTCTAACTAATTCCATTACGCGAACGGGCATGAGCGTTCCATAAACAAAAAGCACGACCATCGCCTCCCTTTTTCGCAACAAATGCATCTATGTTAGATGTATTCGTTGGTAAGCGGGCTTATGTCGTGCTTCATTATTATGTTCGTTCTGCTTGGAGCTGTTGATCGACTTGGCTTAGAAATAGGGCTGCTCTTTGGATATATTCGCTCGGATGAACTTGGAACAGCAATTCGTGTTTGCCTTCAGGAACAATCCAAGAGCGAGATAGGACGTTGCCTTGCCCTTCAGCAATAGCCTCTGCGGTTTGGTAAGGCGCCTTTGAATCTTCTGTGCCGTGGATGATAAATAACGGGATATCATAAACGTTAGATAAAACCTCGCTTGCCGGAATAGATCCAAAGCTTGTACCCGTCCAAAGGGGGATCATCGATTCAATAAGCGGCAAAGAGAACTGCGGCAATGAAACAAATTGATTCAAGTTATCAAATAATGCCTCGGGGCTCGGGATGAAAAGGCTGTCGAGTATCATGGCATCAATTTCATCGGTCTGCAGCCCTGCTTGCAGTGCCGTTCCTGCACCCATTGAGAAGCCCCAGACGACGATGTCCTCCGCTCCGCGTGATTTTGCATAATCTACTGCAGCAAGCAGCTGTTGTGACTCCTCAAGGCCGCCAGTGGCCGGAGCTTTGTACTCCTTAGATGCATAGCCGTAGTCAAACAACAATATATTATAGTTTAAACCGTGCAGCAGCTTCGAGAGCTCATACATCGGTACCCATGATTCTTCGCGATTAGCGCCATAACCGTGGCTGAATACAACAGTTCGTGCTGAAGGAGCCGCTTCGCTTGCATCACTCTCTGCAGGAATGAACCAGCCGCTGACCGTCGTATTTCCGCTTTTGCTAGGGAAAATGACATCCTCGTAATCTAGGCCGATAGCCGCTTGCGGATTAGAGGAGAGTGGGGCTACATAAGGGTATGCAAGCATCCATGCGACATAGCCATGAAAAATAATGACAGCAATCAAACACATTGCCGTAAGGGAAGCAATGGAAGCAACCAGCAAATGCTTGCTGCGGCTTTTGGTTTTGCGCAATTGGGACAGGTTATCCGAATCGCCAAGCGGGAAGGGATGAAGGTTTTTTGGAAATCCGCCTTCAAGTGGCAATGGTGTCATTATAGTCGTGCTCATGTCGTTGTCCTCCCTCTGTAAGTAACCGTCCATTAGACTCATCTATTCGGAACGTTGTAAGCGCTTTTCTTATCTAGTACTTTTATCGTAGTCCGGTCCTATAAGCCTGTCAATTGTTGTCGAGGTAATGTTAATCATTTGTAATATTACTGTAATGTAAACAACTGTTCTTTACGATAATGGAAGCGATGAGTTATACTGAATGAGAATCGGTTTCATTGGATGAAACTTTTGGAGAGGGAGCTGTGGCTGCATGGAAGATGGAAAATCGACGGTTCGAGCAGTGGATCGGGCGCTTGATATATTGCTGTGTTTTATTTCAAAAACAGACTGGGCAATGACTGAGATTGCCGAACAGGTTGGCCTTCACAAAAGCACGGTGCACCGGATGCTCGCCACGCTCGAAGAGAAAGGCTTC from Paenibacillus sp. FSL K6-3182 carries:
- a CDS encoding GNAT family N-acetyltransferase, which gives rise to MNVRSFQLSDYRSITALLEEVLTEECYEQTMEAFARQLSWDSDLVLVAVENSEIVGMIIGTIDNNKGYYYRIAVSPLHQRKGIGKTLIQALRQRFEQRRVTKILITADEHNEPVLPLYESMGYVANDFIRSFQKLSIVAG
- a CDS encoding alpha/beta fold hydrolase, which encodes MSTTIMTPLPLEGGFPKNLHPFPLGDSDNLSQLRKTKSRSKHLLVASIASLTAMCLIAVIIFHGYVAWMLAYPYVAPLSSNPQAAIGLDYEDVIFPSKSGNTTVSGWFIPAESDASEAAPSARTVVFSHGYGANREESWVPMYELSKLLHGLNYNILLFDYGYASKEYKAPATGGLEESQQLLAAVDYAKSRGAEDIVVWGFSMGAGTALQAGLQTDEIDAMILDSLFIPSPEALFDNLNQFVSLPQFSLPLIESMIPLWTGTSFGSIPASEVLSNVYDIPLFIIHGTEDSKAPYQTAEAIAEGQGNVLSRSWIVPEGKHELLFQVHPSEYIQRAALFLSQVDQQLQAERT
- a CDS encoding methylated-DNA--[protein]-cysteine S-methyltransferase — translated: MSERLYTAEIDSPIGPMTLTATDKGICHLDFAPYDSALEKLEQWTKRVFGHVGADITRVEAASHEQLNEAARQLALYFAGELLQFDLPIQMYGTPFQQKVWAALQQIPYGETRTYKDIAVMLDQPGAMRAVGGANNRNPVSIIVPCHRVIGASGQMIGYGGGLPIKLALLDLEKSAK
- a CDS encoding YneF family protein encodes the protein MSWVNIVVPIVTLIAGAVGGFFVGVFYLRKQLEKMQNDPEMIQKMAKQMGYNLNKQQMQKAQHMMKNQKMPRR
- a CDS encoding superoxide dismutase translates to MAHQLPALPYAHNALEPHIDATTMEIHHGRHHNAYVTNLNAALESAPELQSKSIEDLISDLASVPEAIRTAVRNNGGGHANHSLFWETIAPNAGGAPTGALAAAIESELGGFEAFKADFAKAATTRFGSGWAFLAVANGKLKVYSLPNQDSPIMEGETPILGLDVWEHAYYLNYQNKRPDYIAAFWNVVNWDEVGKRYEAAVK
- the lepB gene encoding signal peptidase I, which translates into the protein MSLEDQNRKPSNEKAGISVDAGLSAHTVASNRSNWLSELLDWSKTLVVAFAVVLLLHFFVFNLSKVEGHSMEPTLTEHEWLFVNKFVYLVGKPKVGDVVILKEPDMGEVEEKFLVKRIVGVSGDRIEIHNKQLYRNGELVDEPYTDSLIEDMSYGPEVISEGNYFVMGDNRHARASLDSRTFHAVPEELIRGRADYILWPYKKIRAL
- the queG gene encoding tRNA epoxyqueuosine(34) reductase QueG produces the protein MMTDRWAKLKEEMIAAAPSLGIDKIGIASADPFTSLKQILLRHRELGRESGFEEPDIEKRTNPALLFENPQSIIAIAIAYPSKLKDPPKSEPGARRGIMSRSAWGEDYHKVLRDRLAKLEAWLRERMPDLRVESMVDTGALSDRAVAERAGIGWSAKNCAIISPELGSWIYLGEMITNVPFEPDEPITESCGSCTKCIDACPTDALVGPGQLNSSRCISFVTQTKGMISDEFMRKIGNRLYGCDTCQTVCPINRGKNWTHQPELQPDMELVKPLLVPLLTIGNKEFQARYGRTSSAWRGKKPIQRNAVIALGNFKEASAVPYLIKVLEQDPRPVLRGTAAWSLARIGGEQAKSALLGASVKETDEEALQAIANAIAQLSTIPEDNLEAGGANE
- a CDS encoding DUF402 domain-containing protein; translated protein: MEPYRHCVIKSFKHNGHIHRIWQQNWLVPDELLDEQHKAESIKVLINRQTPIQESDGKIWISRVPAVSFFIPGQWFNVVALLEDGGVRYYCNIASPLYIQGDVLTYIDYDLDVIRTVDGGRTVVDQDEYEMHKAAYHYPKMVEEKVHEGLDALLQRMDQGQSPFQDQLVLKYYEDWLKRSEEVGQ
- a CDS encoding Fe-Mn family superoxide dismutase, translating into MVVLFVYGTLMPVRVMELVRHWKLQEKEHIAVILQAAPEMERQYVQLLQAWEPVFSNTAQYTNQWLDEWLPIPSRLPSYMEQTIEAVVETSLEQSRTYVDQLRQLTERTASASSDVTKSVISHAIRESNYYIGLMSSYRQKVTSSGNNQHRAIVQQVPIGGHTLPPLPYAYSALEPYIDEHTMRIHHDIHHQSYVDGLNEAELQLKIARETNQFELVKHWERELAFNGAGHYLHTLFWSIMTPYGGGEPIGALSQQIRNDFGSFSAFKNQFSKAAAKVEGSGWAILVWSPRSSRLEILTAEKHQNLSQWDVVPLLALDVWEHAYYLKHQNKRPEYIQDWWNVVNWTFVSDRFEEARKLVWVPF
- the rnhA gene encoding ribonuclease HI, translated to MKDVMIYTDGACSGNPGPGGWGAVLFFGVHQKEISGGEKHSTNNRMEIQAVIEGLKLLKEPCKVTVYSDSAYVVNCFQKGWIHGWLRNGWKNSKKEPVENQELWKALWELMQRHKVEYVKVKGHSDNEWNNRCDELAREAIKRL
- the folE gene encoding GTP cyclohydrolase I FolE, with amino-acid sequence MAGKKDYVNSSVSSNREQIEHHIREILKLVGEDVEREGLLETPARVTRMYEEIFAGYEVDPREVLGVTFDEQHEELVIVKDIVYYSQCEHHMAPFFGKAHIGYIPSGKIAGLSKLARLVEAITRRLQVQERITSQIADILTEELQPHGVMVVVEGEHLCMCSRGVKKPGSMTVTSAVRGDFRSNPALRSEFLTLLKQ